One genomic window of Ziziphus jujuba cultivar Dongzao chromosome 4, ASM3175591v1 includes the following:
- the LOC107416702 gene encoding anthocyanidin 3-O-glucosyltransferase 2-like, whose amino-acid sequence MKKAELVFIAYPGSGCIVSTVGIAKYLLTQHEHLFATVLVMKLPFHSTYDVVTYTQSLSSSSSSISKRINFIDLPQENTYADSIAADFLRQFLEDQKLHVKNAVAKLMDSRRSTCSDDSPRLTGFVVDVLCTTMIDVADEFGIPSYVFLTSGAGFLSLLFHLLQLHDEENVDPTQFKNDPTAELVVPGFLNRVPARVLPGVMLDKDLAPTMMGYARKIRGSKGIMVNTFMELESCAIRSLSDDDAKFPPVYPVGPILNLNAHPNIIGSDITKWLDDQPPSSVVFLCFGTIGSFSRDQVKEIAIALENSGVRFVWSLRKPPSKMAFAMPGNYADLEEILPKEFLDRTAEIGRIIGWAPQVDILSHQAVGGFVSHCGWNSTLKSLWFGVPIATLPLKSEQQLNAFELVKELGLGVEIKIDHRGCFYGGNEHSIVSAKEIELGIKRVMEVDSDTRKRVKEMSEKSRRALMDGGSSYSSLNDFIKTLMDGLP is encoded by the coding sequence atgaagaaagccGAGTTAGTTTTCATAGCTTACCCTGGTAGTGGTTGCATTGTCTCCACCGTGGGAATTGCAAAATACCTCCTTACCCAACATGAACATCTTTTCGCTACGGTGCTCGTCATGAAACTACCTTTTCACTCCACTTACGACGTCGTAACCTACACTCAgtccctttcttcttcttcttcttcgatctCAAAGCGTATCAACTTCATCGATCTCCCACAAGAAAATACATATGCAGATTCAATTGCTGCAGACTTCCTCAGACAATTCTTGGAGGACCAAAAACTCCATGTCAAAAATGCTGTTGCCAAACTTATGGATTCCAGAAGAAGTACCTGTTCTGATGATTCGCCTCGGCTCACCGGATTCGTCGTCGACGTGCTATGCACCACTATGATTGACGTCGCGGATGAGTTTGGGATTCCTTCCTACGTGTTCTTGACGTCCGGTGCAGGTTTTCTTAGCCTTTTATTCCATCTCCTACAGCTTCATGACGAGGAAAACGTGGACCCCACCCAATTCAAGAATGACCCGACCGCTGAGCTGGTTGTCCCGGGTTTTCTTAACCGGGTTCCCGCGCGTGTCTTGCCGGGTGTCATGCTCGACAAAGATCTAGCACCGACCATGATGGGTTACGCTAGGAAGATTAGAGGATCTAAGGGTATAATGGTAAATACGTTCATGGAGTTGGAATCTTGTGCCATCCGTTCTCTGTCTGATGATGATGCCAAATTCCCTCCTGTGTATCCTGTGGGACCCATATTGAATCTGAACGCTCATCCCAACATCATAGGGTCTGATATCACCAAATGGCTTGATGATCAGCCTCCTTCATCTGTTGTGTTCTTGTGCTTCGGGACCATAGGAAGCTTCAGTAGGGATCAGGTTAAAGAGATCGCGATTGCACTCGAAAATAGTGGGGTCAGATTCGTATGGTCCTTGAGAAAGCCCCCATCGAAGATGGCTTTTGCAATGCCAGGCAATTATGCAGATCTAGAGGAAATCCTACCAAAAGAGTTTCTCGATCGAACGGCAGAAATAGGGAGGATCATCGGCTGGGCCCCACAGGTAGATATTCTTTCTCATCAAGCGGTGGGAGGTTTTGTATCACATTGTGGATGGAATTCAACGTTGAAGAGTTTATGGTTTGGTGTGCCTATTGCCACGTTGCCGCTCAAATCTGAGCAACAGTTAAATGCGTTTGAGTTAGTGAAAGAGTTGGGATTGGGTGTGGAGATTAAGATTGATCATAGGGGTTGCTTTTATGGTGGGAACGAGCATTCAATTGTGAGTGCCAAAGAGATTGAGTTGGGTATAAAGAGAGTTATGGAGGTTGATAGTGATACGAGGAAACGGGTTAAGGAAATGAGCGAGAAAAGTAGAAGAGCTCTGATGGATGGTGGGTCCTCTTATTCTTCGTTGAACGATTTCATCAAAACCTTGATGGACGGTTTGCCTTGA